A window from Sphingobium sp. EM0848 encodes these proteins:
- a CDS encoding queuosine precursor transporter: protein MASHSAPIARSLFVFSIFYGGMVCIAGVLGNKQVTLGPLSAIGPMFGLGPLAVEAGIFAFLLLVTISSAVAELHGRATANRLVQVGFLPLIASILLSIVVLSVPAASDMDPARRDAFALMMGGTPRIWLGGIIAYGVSQTLNVTLFAMLKGREGSRLLWLRAAVASMLSQIADTLLFVSIAFYGVFPIGELLLGQMLAKVTLSAILVPPIIYALVALGRRLDR from the coding sequence ATGGCTTCCCATTCCGCGCCGATTGCGCGTTCGCTCTTCGTCTTTTCGATCTTCTATGGCGGCATGGTCTGCATTGCGGGCGTGTTGGGCAACAAGCAGGTGACGCTGGGACCGCTCTCCGCCATCGGGCCGATGTTCGGGTTGGGCCCGCTGGCGGTGGAGGCGGGGATTTTCGCCTTCCTGTTGCTGGTGACGATTTCCAGCGCCGTTGCCGAACTGCACGGGCGCGCCACCGCCAACCGGCTGGTGCAGGTGGGTTTCCTGCCGCTGATCGCCTCTATCCTGCTGTCGATCGTGGTGTTGTCCGTGCCCGCGGCGAGCGACATGGACCCGGCGCGGCGTGATGCCTTCGCGCTGATGATGGGGGGCACGCCCCGCATCTGGCTGGGCGGGATCATCGCCTATGGCGTTTCGCAGACGCTGAACGTGACCCTGTTCGCGATGCTCAAGGGGCGGGAGGGGAGCCGCCTGCTCTGGCTGCGCGCGGCGGTGGCGAGCATGTTGTCGCAGATCGCGGACACGCTTCTCTTTGTTTCCATTGCCTTTTACGGCGTATTTCCCATCGGTGAACTGTTGCTGGGGCAGATGCTGGCCAAGGTCACGCTGTCGGCCATTCTTGTGCCGCCGATCATCTATGCGCTGGTGGCGCTGGGGCGACGGCTCGACCGCTAA
- the argB gene encoding acetylglutamate kinase, which translates to MRPRMNSKHAPDPALLAKAETLVEALPYMQRYAGKTFVVKYGGHAMGDPEAARDFAEDVVLMKAVGINVVVVHGGGPQIGAMLKKLGVESQFIGGLRVTDKETAQIAEMVLAGSINKEIVGWIAGAGGRAVGISGKDGGLVVCEKVLGKREADPNSGIERNVDLGFVGDPVKVDRSILDTLSRDGIIPVVAPVGIGADGHTYNVNADTMAGAIAAELGASRFFLLTDVAGVLDKQGQLLTDLDPEAIKGLEADGTISGGMIPKLETCVRAVEGGVDAAVILDGRVPHAMLLEIFTDRGAGTLVRR; encoded by the coding sequence ATGCGCCCGCGCATGAACAGCAAGCATGCCCCGGACCCGGCCCTTCTCGCCAAGGCTGAAACCCTCGTCGAAGCGTTGCCCTATATGCAGCGATATGCGGGCAAGACCTTCGTCGTGAAATATGGCGGCCACGCCATGGGCGATCCCGAGGCGGCACGCGATTTCGCGGAAGATGTGGTGCTGATGAAGGCGGTCGGCATCAATGTCGTCGTCGTCCATGGCGGCGGGCCGCAGATCGGCGCGATGCTGAAGAAACTGGGTGTCGAATCGCAGTTCATCGGCGGCCTGCGCGTCACCGACAAGGAAACCGCGCAGATCGCGGAAATGGTGCTGGCTGGTTCCATCAACAAGGAAATCGTCGGCTGGATTGCGGGCGCGGGCGGTCGTGCGGTCGGCATTTCCGGCAAGGACGGTGGTCTGGTCGTCTGCGAAAAGGTGCTGGGCAAGCGCGAGGCGGACCCCAATTCGGGGATCGAGCGCAATGTCGATCTGGGCTTCGTCGGCGATCCGGTGAAGGTCGACCGCAGCATCCTCGACACGCTGTCGCGGGACGGCATCATTCCCGTGGTCGCGCCGGTGGGGATTGGCGCGGATGGCCATACCTATAATGTCAATGCCGACACCATGGCGGGCGCGATCGCCGCGGAACTGGGCGCGTCGCGCTTCTTCCTGCTGACCGATGTCGCGGGCGTGCTGGACAAGCAGGGGCAGTTGCTGACCGACCTCGATCCCGAAGCGATCAAGGGGCTGGAGGCCGATGGCACGATCAGCGGCGGCATGATCCCGAAGCTGGAAACCTGCGTGCGTGCGGTGGAAGGCGGGGTGGACGCCGCCGTCATCCTCGATGGGCGGGTGCCGCATGCGATGCTGCTGGAAATCTTCACCGACCGGGGCGCGGGTACTTTAGTGCGCCGGTGA
- a CDS encoding GNAT family N-acetyltransferase: MDFRDATLEDAPLIAACHVESWRSAYAHFMDPAYLAGGIEAERLAHWTQRLTAPSPTQRIIIAEEGARPIGFTCLIGADHPRWGTLVDNLHALPAARGKGLGSALLAEAARWALQRFPQDGLYLWCYADNHAARGFYAHRGGLVVENTAKPGPDGRTLPEQRFHWADPAVLLKMG, encoded by the coding sequence ATGGACTTTCGCGACGCCACCCTTGAAGACGCTCCGCTGATCGCCGCCTGTCATGTGGAAAGCTGGCGCAGCGCCTATGCCCATTTCATGGACCCCGCCTATCTCGCCGGCGGCATAGAGGCGGAACGGCTGGCCCACTGGACGCAGCGCCTGACCGCGCCGTCCCCCACGCAACGGATCATCATCGCGGAAGAGGGCGCTCGGCCGATCGGTTTCACCTGCCTGATCGGCGCCGATCATCCCCGTTGGGGAACCTTGGTCGACAATCTCCACGCCCTGCCCGCCGCCAGGGGTAAGGGGTTGGGCAGCGCCTTGCTGGCCGAAGCGGCACGTTGGGCGCTCCAACGCTTCCCGCAAGACGGTCTCTATCTCTGGTGTTATGCCGACAATCACGCCGCGCGCGGTTTCTATGCCCATCGCGGCGGGCTGGTCGTCGAAAATACCGCAAAGCCCGGCCCCGACGGCAGGACATTGCCGGAACAACGTTTCCACTGGGCCGATCCGGCAGTCCTGCTCAAAATGGGCTGA
- a CDS encoding YggT family protein, translating to MAYALYQIIVILLDVLWWIIIIQAVMSWLIAFNVVNLSNDFVRTVMVALDRMTAPIYNPIRRILPDLGALDLSPMVVLLGILIIRQAILPPLFGLV from the coding sequence ATGGCCTACGCCCTCTATCAGATCATCGTCATCCTGCTCGATGTGCTGTGGTGGATCATCATCATCCAGGCCGTCATGAGCTGGCTGATCGCCTTTAATGTCGTCAATCTTTCCAATGATTTCGTGCGTACCGTGATGGTCGCGCTGGATCGGATGACGGCGCCGATCTACAATCCGATCCGCCGGATATTGCCCGATCTGGGGGCGCTCGACCTGTCGCCCATGGTCGTGCTGCTGGGTATCCTCATCATTCGTCAGGCCATATTGCCGCCGCTGTTCGGGCTGGTGTGA
- a CDS encoding DUF167 family protein, with the protein MTVWSRDGDDLLLSVRLTPGATKEEVGGVWTDEKGAMWLSARVRAVPEKGKANAALIALLGKWLDWPRSAISLESGDTNRLKRLRIKGGGEALALEHFQVRWDHLTTREMR; encoded by the coding sequence GTGACGGTCTGGAGCCGGGACGGCGACGATCTGCTGCTGTCCGTCCGGTTGACGCCGGGCGCGACGAAGGAAGAGGTCGGCGGCGTCTGGACAGACGAAAAGGGCGCCATGTGGCTGAGCGCGCGGGTGCGCGCCGTGCCGGAAAAGGGCAAGGCCAATGCGGCGCTGATCGCGCTGCTGGGCAAGTGGCTGGATTGGCCGCGCAGCGCGATTTCACTGGAATCGGGCGATACCAACCGGCTAAAGCGGCTGCGGATCAAGGGTGGGGGTGAAGCGTTGGCACTGGAGCATTTCCAAGTCAGATGGGATCATCTGACGACTCGGGAAATGCGGTAA
- the folD gene encoding bifunctional methylenetetrahydrofolate dehydrogenase/methenyltetrahydrofolate cyclohydrolase FolD: protein MTIGKIIDGKAFAETLRGKVADGVTAFIEKAGRKPGLAVVLVGEDPASSVYVRNKGKMTVAVGMESMEFKLPAGIGEEELLDLVEELNADERVDGILVQLPLPAHINEASVIAAISPAKDVDGFHVVNSGLLATGQEALVPCTPLGCIMLLKDELGDLSGMEAVVVGRSNIVGKPMAQLLLAENCTVTIAHSRTRDLASVVHRADIVVAAVGRAEMVKGEWIKPGATVIDVGINRVTDTEDGKSRIVGDVATAEALAHVRAITPVPGGVGPMTIAVLLRNTLVAAHARAGLTKPEGL, encoded by the coding sequence ATGACCATCGGCAAGATCATTGACGGCAAGGCGTTCGCAGAGACGCTCCGCGGCAAGGTCGCGGACGGCGTCACCGCCTTCATCGAAAAGGCCGGGCGCAAGCCGGGGCTGGCCGTGGTGCTGGTGGGTGAGGACCCGGCGAGTTCGGTCTATGTCCGCAACAAGGGCAAGATGACCGTCGCCGTGGGCATGGAAAGCATGGAGTTCAAACTGCCCGCCGGGATCGGCGAGGAGGAACTGCTCGATCTGGTCGAGGAACTGAATGCGGACGAGCGGGTGGACGGGATTCTCGTCCAGTTGCCGTTGCCTGCCCATATCAATGAAGCATCGGTGATCGCCGCCATCAGTCCCGCCAAGGATGTCGACGGATTCCATGTCGTCAATTCCGGCCTGCTGGCGACGGGCCAAGAGGCGCTGGTGCCCTGCACGCCGCTGGGCTGCATCATGCTGCTCAAGGATGAGCTGGGCGATCTTTCGGGTATGGAAGCGGTCGTGGTCGGCCGCTCCAACATCGTGGGCAAGCCGATGGCGCAACTGCTGCTGGCGGAAAACTGCACCGTCACGATCGCGCATAGCCGCACGCGGGACCTGGCCTCTGTTGTGCATCGCGCCGACATCGTCGTCGCGGCGGTGGGCCGGGCCGAGATGGTGAAGGGCGAATGGATCAAGCCCGGCGCCACGGTGATCGATGTCGGCATCAACCGCGTCACGGATACGGAAGACGGCAAGAGCCGGATCGTCGGTGACGTCGCGACGGCGGAGGCTTTGGCCCATGTCCGCGCCATCACCCCGGTTCCGGGCGGGGTCGGGCCGATGACCATTGCCGTGCTGCTGCGCAATACGCTGGTGGCGGCTCATGCACGGGCGGGACTGACCAAGCCGGAGGGGCTGTGA
- a CDS encoding MarC family protein — MMELFISAFVTLFVVIDPPGCAPIYASLTTGATMAQRRSMAIRAVGIAAAILLLFALWGKQLLGVLGIELDSFRIAGGIMLFMIAMDMVFEKRTQRREDRAQKIAETPEVEDVSVFPMAMPMIAGPGSIATVMLLMSRAEGLGERMVVIGAVVVTLALMLGSLLAAGPIMALLGAKIEAVITRLLGVLLAALAAQFVIDGLKASF, encoded by the coding sequence ATGATGGAATTGTTCATATCGGCCTTCGTCACCTTGTTCGTGGTGATCGACCCGCCGGGCTGCGCGCCGATCTATGCCAGCCTGACCACCGGCGCGACCATGGCGCAGCGGCGCAGCATGGCGATCCGCGCCGTGGGCATCGCGGCAGCGATTCTTCTGCTGTTCGCCCTTTGGGGCAAGCAGTTGCTGGGCGTGCTCGGGATCGAACTGGACAGCTTCCGCATCGCGGGCGGGATCATGCTGTTCATGATCGCCATGGACATGGTGTTCGAAAAACGCACCCAGCGGCGCGAAGACCGGGCGCAGAAGATCGCGGAAACCCCGGAGGTCGAGGATGTGTCCGTCTTCCCCATGGCGATGCCGATGATCGCCGGGCCGGGATCGATCGCCACGGTCATGCTGTTGATGTCGCGGGCCGAAGGGCTGGGCGAGCGCATGGTGGTGATCGGCGCGGTGGTCGTGACGCTGGCGCTGATGCTGGGATCGCTGCTGGCGGCAGGGCCGATCATGGCGCTGCTGGGCGCGAAGATCGAGGCGGTGATCACCCGGCTGCTCGGCGTGCTGCTGGCGGCGCTGGCCGCGCAGTTCGTGATCGACGGGTTGAAGGCGAGTTTCTGA
- a CDS encoding OmpA family protein: MRNFHRIIGAAGLAAMLATTACTTDPNTGNRTISKAAIGGIGGALGGYLLGDLVGGRHDRTEKILGAGIGAVAGAGIGAYMDAQERKLREETAGSGVDVIRDGDNLLLRMPSGITFATDSSAVQPQFQPTLNDVSSVLAQYPKTYIDVYGHTDSDGTDAYNQALSERRAQAVGDYLTTHGVQSARIATRGFGETQPIASNATAEGKASNRRVEIKIAPVTEQDVRS; encoded by the coding sequence ATGCGGAATTTTCATCGCATCATCGGCGCGGCAGGTCTGGCCGCCATGTTGGCCACCACCGCCTGCACCACCGATCCCAATACCGGCAATCGCACCATTTCAAAGGCCGCGATCGGCGGCATCGGCGGCGCGCTGGGCGGCTATCTGCTGGGCGACCTGGTCGGCGGGCGGCATGACCGCACCGAAAAGATACTGGGCGCAGGCATTGGCGCGGTCGCAGGCGCGGGCATCGGCGCCTATATGGACGCGCAGGAACGGAAATTGCGGGAAGAAACCGCCGGCAGCGGCGTGGACGTGATCCGCGACGGCGACAATCTGCTGCTGCGCATGCCGTCGGGCATCACCTTCGCCACCGACAGTTCGGCCGTTCAGCCGCAGTTCCAGCCGACGCTGAACGACGTGTCGTCGGTGCTGGCCCAATATCCCAAGACCTATATCGACGTATACGGCCATACCGACAGCGACGGCACGGACGCCTATAATCAGGCGCTTTCCGAACGGCGGGCCCAGGCCGTGGGCGATTATCTGACGACCCATGGCGTCCAGTCGGCGCGGATCGCCACGCGCGGCTTTGGCGAAACCCAGCCGATCGCCTCCAACGCCACGGCGGAAGGCAAGGCATCCAACCGCCGCGTCGAAATCAAGATCGCGCCGGTAACGGAGCAGGACGTCCGTAGCTAA
- a CDS encoding hemolysin family protein: MANIPPHAPTPFPWVDLIIILALVALNGLFAMSELAIVSARKPRLQAMEKAGRRGARSALTAASDPGKFLSTVQIGITLIGIVAGAYSGASLGGPTGERLEMLGLSPSVAQHIGFVLVIGLTTYASLIIGELVPKQFALRAPEPIAVLVAGPMLWLAKVTAPIVWLLDGSSALIFRLLGLTRESDSHVTAEELHLIVAEASKSGVIEESERAIISGVVRLADRPVREVMTQRMDVDWIDIHADEEAIRAKLLDTPHTRLPVGRGTVEDIIGVVQARDIMTALFRGEGLDLEALMRKVEVVPDQVDAMDALEVLRRAEVPMVMVHDEYGHFEGIATPADLLSAIAGHFVSDLDSEDEPDLVEREDGSLLVSGQMPVDLLAERIGIDLPEDRDYATVAGHALWLMKRLPEVGDYIEDQGWRFEIVDMDGRKIDKLLVAAR, from the coding sequence ATGGCCAATATCCCCCCGCACGCTCCGACGCCCTTTCCCTGGGTCGACCTCATCATCATTCTGGCGCTTGTGGCGCTGAACGGCCTGTTCGCCATGTCGGAACTGGCGATCGTTTCCGCCCGCAAGCCGCGGCTTCAGGCGATGGAGAAAGCGGGACGGCGCGGCGCGCGTTCGGCGCTGACGGCGGCGAGCGATCCGGGCAAATTCCTGTCCACCGTGCAGATCGGCATCACCCTGATCGGTATCGTCGCGGGCGCCTATTCGGGGGCCAGCCTGGGCGGCCCGACCGGCGAGCGGCTGGAAATGCTGGGCCTGTCGCCCAGTGTCGCGCAGCATATCGGCTTTGTGCTGGTGATCGGCCTCACCACCTATGCCTCGCTGATTATCGGTGAGCTGGTGCCCAAGCAGTTCGCCCTGCGCGCGCCAGAACCGATTGCGGTGCTGGTGGCGGGGCCGATGCTGTGGCTCGCGAAGGTCACCGCGCCCATCGTGTGGCTGTTGGACGGGTCGAGCGCGCTGATCTTCCGCCTGCTGGGCCTGACCCGCGAATCGGACAGTCATGTGACGGCGGAGGAACTGCACCTGATCGTGGCCGAGGCGAGCAAGTCCGGCGTGATCGAGGAAAGCGAGCGCGCGATCATTTCGGGCGTGGTCCGTCTGGCCGACCGCCCGGTGCGCGAAGTCATGACCCAGCGCATGGACGTCGACTGGATCGACATTCATGCCGATGAAGAGGCGATTCGCGCCAAGCTGCTCGATACGCCGCACACCCGGCTGCCGGTGGGCCGAGGCACGGTGGAGGACATTATCGGCGTCGTGCAGGCGCGCGACATCATGACGGCGCTGTTCCGGGGCGAAGGGCTGGATCTGGAAGCGTTGATGCGCAAGGTCGAGGTCGTGCCCGATCAGGTCGACGCGATGGACGCGCTGGAAGTGTTGCGCCGTGCCGAGGTGCCGATGGTCATGGTCCATGACGAATATGGCCATTTCGAAGGCATTGCGACGCCCGCCGACCTGCTGTCGGCCATTGCCGGTCATTTCGTGTCGGACCTCGACAGCGAGGATGAGCCGGATCTGGTCGAGCGGGAGGATGGCAGCCTGCTGGTGTCGGGCCAGATGCCGGTGGACCTGCTGGCGGAACGGATCGGCATCGACCTGCCCGAGGACCGCGATTATGCGACCGTGGCGGGTCATGCCCTGTGGCTGATGAAGCGGCTGCCTGAGGTGGGCGATTATATCGAGGATCAGGGCTGGCGCTTTGAGATTGTCGATATGGACGGCCGCAAGATCGACAAGCTGCTGGTTGCGGCGCGCTGA
- a CDS encoding kinase, whose protein sequence is MTGAALDAVEGLVRRALEERGGLLTVGLCGAQGSGKSTLAAGLRQRLERDGMPVAILSIDDLYLTRAEREALGRSVHPLLRTRGVPGTHDVALGLRVIDALERGETALLPRFDKALDDRLPEDRWERAAAGTRLLLLEGWCVGARPQEDAALESPVNALEREEDAGGVWRAFVNRTLAGDYQALFGRLDRLAMLAAPGFEIVRRWRTQQERELRRDAGKGMSDAEVMRFIQHYERLTRHVLDEMPGRADLVIALDEERRVLGVREK, encoded by the coding sequence ATGACCGGCGCGGCGCTGGATGCGGTCGAGGGGCTGGTCAGGCGGGCGCTGGAAGAGCGCGGCGGATTGCTGACGGTCGGGCTGTGCGGGGCGCAGGGCAGCGGCAAATCGACACTGGCGGCCGGGCTGCGGCAGCGGCTGGAGCGCGACGGCATGCCGGTCGCGATCCTGTCCATCGATGATCTCTATCTGACGCGGGCGGAGCGGGAGGCGCTGGGCCGATCGGTCCATCCGCTGTTGCGCACGCGCGGGGTGCCGGGGACGCATGACGTGGCGCTGGGCCTGCGGGTGATCGACGCGCTGGAACGGGGGGAGACGGCCTTGCTGCCCCGGTTCGACAAGGCGCTGGACGACCGCCTGCCCGAGGATCGATGGGAGCGGGCGGCGGCAGGGACGCGACTGCTGTTGCTGGAGGGTTGGTGCGTCGGGGCACGGCCGCAGGAGGATGCGGCGCTGGAGTCGCCGGTCAATGCGCTGGAACGGGAGGAAGATGCCGGGGGCGTCTGGCGCGCTTTCGTCAATAGGACGCTGGCGGGCGACTATCAGGCGCTGTTCGGGCGGCTGGATCGGCTGGCGATGCTGGCGGCGCCGGGCTTCGAGATTGTCCGGCGCTGGCGGACGCAGCAGGAACGGGAACTGCGCCGCGACGCGGGGAAGGGCATGTCGGATGCCGAAGTGATGCGCTTCATCCAGCATTATGAGCGGCTGACCCGGCATGTGCTGGACGAAATGCCGGGCCGCGCGGATTTGGTGATTGCGCTGGATGAAGAACGGCGAGTGTTGGGCGTTCGGGAGAAGTAA
- a CDS encoding DUF4279 domain-containing protein yields MQNSSPDEEAEPSYFAYSATLRIHGNSLPNEEITRRIGTQPSHQHRKGDRRRPNSRPYLTDAWHLTAAIPEETELSVHLRELWRWVQPHVEYLRSLEAEIDVFCGYRSNNGASGFRVEPDALEIFRALNIPFGLSVIVDSWLAQRLGEPTIQ; encoded by the coding sequence ATGCAGAACTCATCCCCAGATGAAGAGGCAGAGCCGAGCTATTTCGCCTATAGCGCTACACTCCGCATTCACGGGAATAGTTTGCCGAATGAAGAAATTACGCGGCGCATCGGAACGCAACCTTCACATCAACATCGCAAGGGCGACAGGCGTAGGCCCAATTCTCGACCTTACCTAACTGACGCGTGGCATCTTACCGCTGCCATTCCAGAAGAAACTGAACTTTCGGTGCACCTTCGCGAACTGTGGCGTTGGGTCCAGCCCCATGTAGAATATCTGCGTTCGCTTGAAGCCGAAATAGATGTATTTTGCGGCTACAGGTCGAACAATGGAGCTTCTGGATTCAGGGTCGAACCCGATGCATTAGAGATTTTCCGCGCACTGAATATCCCGTTCGGCCTCTCGGTGATCGTTGATAGTTGGCTTGCACAGCGATTGGGTGAACCTACGATCCAATAG
- a CDS encoding Ppx/GppA family phosphatase produces the protein MNSMLSQVRAIAETMATSPEHARARTAIIDIGSNSVRLVVYDGPRRIPFILFNEKVMAGLGASLGKTGQIEQDAMERGLRAVGRFAHLCREMDVEEVRCVATAAVRDADNGGEFIERAAAMGLTVDLLSGGQEAVAAGHGVLSGIPGANGIVGDLGGGSLELARVRDGAVHETISLPLGVLRLPQIRAKGSAALERQVRKMLDKAGWQAEPGLPFYMVGGSWRALARFDMELTHFPLPVVHQYEMPAERAGQLSRIISHVDKARFKDIPQITGSRVPTLPDAAAMLSVIVRQLKSSRLVVSAYGLREGLLFGDLPPDIQRHDPLLVAAEAEGEAQARFSGHGDMIERWISPLFMEDGSAWRRIRRAACLLADVGWRANPDFRSERGVEIALHSNWVGIAASERAMLAQALHSNFGGGVSTPPGIERLAPPEALKQAMLWGLAIRLGQRLSGGVEGPLLASRLEMEGDVLELRLRGVDVDLFGEAVERRQRQLAQAMGVKYRLAW, from the coding sequence ATGAATTCCATGCTGAGTCAGGTCCGGGCCATCGCGGAAACGATGGCCACCTCGCCCGAACATGCGCGGGCGCGGACGGCGATCATCGATATCGGCTCCAACAGCGTGCGTCTGGTCGTCTATGACGGGCCGCGCCGCATTCCCTTCATCCTTTTCAATGAAAAGGTGATGGCGGGGCTGGGCGCGTCGCTGGGGAAGACAGGACAGATCGAGCAGGACGCGATGGAACGCGGGCTGCGCGCCGTAGGGCGCTTCGCCCATCTCTGTCGCGAAATGGATGTGGAGGAGGTGCGCTGCGTCGCTACCGCCGCCGTGCGCGACGCGGACAATGGTGGCGAATTCATCGAGCGCGCCGCCGCCATGGGGCTGACCGTCGATCTGCTTTCCGGCGGACAGGAAGCTGTGGCGGCGGGCCATGGCGTACTGTCGGGGATTCCCGGCGCGAACGGCATCGTTGGCGATTTGGGCGGCGGCAGTCTGGAACTGGCCCGTGTGCGCGACGGGGCGGTGCATGAGACGATTTCCCTGCCGCTGGGGGTGCTGCGCCTGCCGCAGATCCGGGCGAAGGGCTCGGCGGCGCTGGAGCGGCAGGTCAGGAAGATGCTGGACAAGGCCGGCTGGCAGGCGGAGCCGGGCCTGCCCTTCTACATGGTCGGCGGGTCATGGCGCGCGCTGGCGCGGTTCGACATGGAACTGACCCATTTCCCGCTTCCGGTCGTGCATCAATATGAGATGCCCGCCGAGCGTGCCGGACAGCTTAGCCGCATCATTTCCCATGTCGACAAGGCGCGGTTCAAGGATATTCCCCAGATCACCGGATCGCGCGTGCCGACCTTGCCCGACGCTGCCGCGATGCTTTCCGTCATCGTGCGGCAGTTGAAATCGAGCAGGCTGGTGGTGTCGGCCTATGGTCTGCGCGAAGGGCTGTTGTTCGGAGATTTGCCGCCCGATATCCAGAGGCACGACCCGCTGCTGGTCGCCGCCGAGGCCGAGGGGGAGGCGCAGGCGCGCTTTTCCGGCCATGGCGACATGATCGAGCGCTGGATTTCTCCCCTGTTCATGGAGGATGGCAGCGCCTGGCGGCGCATCCGCCGTGCGGCCTGCCTGCTGGCCGATGTGGGCTGGCGGGCCAATCCCGATTTCCGGTCGGAACGCGGCGTCGAGATCGCGCTCCACAGCAACTGGGTGGGTATTGCCGCGTCTGAGCGCGCGATGCTGGCGCAGGCCCTGCACAGCAATTTCGGCGGCGGGGTGTCTACACCACCCGGCATCGAGCGGCTGGCCCCGCCCGAGGCGCTGAAACAGGCGATGCTCTGGGGGCTGGCGATCCGCTTGGGGCAGCGGCTGTCGGGCGGTGTCGAAGGACCGCTGCTGGCGTCGCGGCTGGAGATGGAGGGCGATGTCCTCGAATTGCGGCTGCGCGGCGTGGACGTCGATCTGTTCGGCGAAGCGGTGGAGCGGCGGCAGCGGCAACTGGCGCAGGCCATGGGGGTGAAGTATCGGCTGGCTTGGTGA